A genomic region of Thunnus albacares chromosome 4, fThuAlb1.1, whole genome shotgun sequence contains the following coding sequences:
- the chchd4a gene encoding mitochondrial intermembrane space import and assembly protein 40 produces the protein MSYCRQEGKDRIIFVTKEDHETPSNAELIADDPNDPYEEQGLILPNGDINWNCPCLGGMASGPCGSQFKEAFSCFHYSKEEVKGSECIDNFRNMQECMQRYPELYPQEEDKESSTQAESNAGADSAAPTEGSALSPETDSNPAASTVSSDNTSPTDNQSAS, from the exons GTAAAGATCGCATTATCTTCGTGACCAAAGAAGACCATGAGACACCCAGCAACGCGGAGCTGATTGCAGATGATCCCAACGATCCTTATGAGGAGCAAG GTCTGATCCTGCCTAATGGAGACATCAACTGGAACTGCCCGTGCCTGGGCGGCATGGCCAGCGGCCCGTGTGGCTCTCAGTTCAAGGAGGCCTTTTCCTGCTTCCACTATAGTAAAGAAGAGGTGAAGGGCTCCGAGTGCATCGACAACTTCCGTAACATGCAAGAGTGTATGCAGAGGTACCCTGAGCTCTATCCTCAGGAGGAAGATAAAGAAAGCTCCACCCAGGCAGAGTCCAACGCTGGCGCAGACTCTGCCGCCCCAACTGAGGGCTCTGCCTTATCCCCAGAAACTGACTCTAATCCAGCCGCTTCAACCGTCTCATCTGATAACACCTCACCTACAGACAACCAGTCTGCCAGCTAA